Below is a window of Humulus lupulus chromosome 9, drHumLupu1.1, whole genome shotgun sequence DNA.
TATCCGTTAGAGGGAAaaagcaaacaagtgcacaagcacttgtcaTAATTTGGAATGAGGATGGGACAATCTTTGAAATCGATGAAGAAATCGACCCTAGAGaagaggaaagagctgacctcaagccattggaggagcttgaagaggtcaagcttgaagaagtcgatcccccaaagaccatgaaggtggggaaaaacctttctgaaaaagcaaaatagcaattaatttgcttcttaaagaaaaaccaggatattTTCGCATGGttacattcggacatggtagggatatgTCCAAACATAATGAGCCATGCACtcaatattgacaagagcttcccctcgAAGCAGCAGAAACGAAGATTcatggacgatgatagaaagaaagctttaaaggaagaggtcgacaggttaaaagaaaatcggttcatacgagatgccttttatcctgattggatcgccaatccggtattggtcccgaaacccaatggaacGTGGTGAACTTGCATCGATTACTccaacctcaacaaggcatgcccaaaagattgttttcccctacctcggatcgatcagctcgtagtttccacagctgggcatggtcttatgtcatttatggatgcttattctggatataaccagaatGCCATGCACgcaccagaccaagagcatacgagctttgtaaccgataaagggttgTATTGTTACAATGTTATGCCTTTCagactcaaaaatgctggagcaacgtaccaaaggcttgtgaacagaatgttctctgagcagatatgtaataacatggaagtttatgttgatgatatattggtcaaatctaaacataacgataaccatgtagacgacctcgaagaatgctttgccgtgttacggaagtacaacatgaaactcaacccccaaaaatgctcctttggagtgtCGTCGGGGAAGTTTATGGGCTTCATCGTAAAcgcgcgaggaatagaggttaatccagacaagatccatgCGTTAATTGAAATGTCGTCACCacaaaagcataaagatgttcaaagtttaactggacggatggcgacattaagtaggtttgtttctaaATCCACTGACCGctgtcttccattcttcaactttttGAGAGGAggtaaaaaattcgagtggacggaggaatgcgagctcgcattccaagacctaaaaaagcacctcgcagaacctccAATCTTGTCAAAGCCTATCATAGGAGAAGTCCTATACTTGTATCTCGCTACTACCGAGCATGTTATCAGTGctgtgctcgttcgagaagacaAGAAGATACAAAAAatagtatactatgtcagcaagaggttacagggggtagaatcgagatgcccattaatggaaaaactggctctcagcctgatccaTTCGTCTCAAAAGctctgaccttacttccaagtgcaccccatccatgtactgactaaCCAACCACCGTGACAAGTCTTTtccaaaccagaggcctcgggtagattgttaaaatgggctattgaactcagacagttcgagatcacttatcatccaagaaTGACTATAAAGGGAAATGCCCTGGCATACTTCATCGTGGAATGTATAGGAGTATTTGATGACgaggttataaccccagcccgcgagctgtggaaactttacgtcgatggatctTCTAACGAAAATGGATTGGGTGCTGGAATCATATTAATCACTCCAACAGGGAAGCGGTTTCACTCCGCCTTGAGGTTCAGCTTCAAAGCATCTAATaacgaagctgagtacgaggctttattgGCAGGACTCCGAATAGCCTAGGAGCTCAAGACCAAAGAAATACACTGctacagtgactcgcagttggtggtcaaccaaatcctaggggaatatcaggtCCGTGGCCTAAGGATGACCACATATTTATAAAAAGCTAAAGCGACgctcgaacatttcgagttctatgccatagatcaggttccccgagaacaaaactcaaatgcagatgctctagccAGGCTCACCACGTCCAACGAAGTCGATACGCTAAACGTAGTACCGATAGAGCACTTGTCGACTTCCAGTATTGTCGAGCCTGAAGAAGAAGATGTATTCATGATTGACTCCGAGCCAACTTGGAtcaccccaatagttgattacctcgaaatTGGCATTCTCCAAGCAGAAAGGAACAAGGCTCAAAAACTAATGTATCAGATTctgagatacactattgtggaaggaaggttatatcggagaggatattTTATGCCATCACTCctatgtgtgactccacccgaggcaaagaaaatcctagaagaaattcatgaaggattttgtggagaccacactgaggggcatagcctgtcaaagaaaattataagacaaggatagcCTACTATCAAAGCAGATGCATtcgagtatgtcaagaaatgtgataaatgccaatgaTTCGCTCCAACCTCGCGAGCTCCATTATCcaagctaaccatgatgacctccccatggccatttacggtgtggggaatcgatctcataggttcATTGCCAACCGGCAAGggtggagtaaagtatgttgtgggcgcggtcgattattttatgaaatggaccaaggccgaacctctggcaacaattacctcaaaaaaagtcttggaatttgtggtaaaaaatatcatttgccGATATAggatgccaaggaaaatagtttcagataacggtactcaatttgacagtgaattattcacccatttttgtgaaaaaaaatggaataataaaaagtttttcctccgttgcccatccccaagaaaacggccaagtcgaagtagtaaataagactctcaagagttctatgaagaagaagttagaagtttccaagggaaaatggcccaaagagttaccccaagttttgtgggcatataaAACTACAGCTTgcacttcaacagggcataccccttttTTCCTGGCATAagggtgcgaggccatgttaccaatcgaggtcgaaatacccacgatctgtagccatgcttatgaccaagcttcgaaccaatcccaactcgaagtaagtttggaccttattgaagaaaggagAGATGAAGCTTGGTTGagaaatgcagcatatcagcaaTGAGCTACtcgatattttaataaaaaggttTGGGAGAGGAAGTTCAGATTGGGAGATTTAgtgttaaggcgtgtgttcctagctacaagggacccggCTGCTggcgtacttggacctaattgagaaggaccataccagatcgagTCAATCAATCGACCTGGCGTCTATAAATTGACGAGATTAAACGGAAaattggtaccacgagcttggaatggggagcatctacgaccttactatcaataatgtaggaTTGATGTCTCATTGTAGTAAAGCATGTCTGTTCTTACAAAATtgttattaataaaatattcaattCTGAGCAAATCTCATTCTTGTttttatatgttgtattttttgcaaactctcttaatttaataacctatggtcacactcataggatattaagggggcaaccGTGGTATAtttaccataagtttgaaaaaatacgTAACCAGATTACTTAAAAATgagtgtttggacataaccagatacaCGAGCTAATGTAATCTagacataactagatcaaaggtatacaagtgtatggatagcaaaccaaacacgacctaaataggtttggaacaaaccagcaaaaaaTGATCGACACAAGTGGGAAAAAGATAAACCCACTTCAAGCTAAGTCGATAccgaggctggagtattttgcaacaaaaagtttcaacctcataacctcaaggaactactcgaggaagaggaaaagtgactaaaaagcaagatataactaaactacctagcTTACATACCACATAAGTACTTTTGAGTGCGTGGTAAAAGTAAGATCCAACCTTGACACAAAACGAGATCGGTTATGGATACATtgagcaaactatgcatgaatgcatcgaaactCGAGCTGAAACCCGACAGAagttgtatgaataaacaaacataaaggaaaaaaaattaatataagttgctcaaaatatttcgacctagaaatgtgaagcaaaaatattaaaagcCGAGCATAAAAATTAAGTATACCAAATGTAAAAGTttgaacaaacaaaaaaataactcTTATACGAGTTGTAAATTGTTTatgccccaggggcataaaaaagaAATGTCCTaactattacaaaaaaaaaattaaatgggaCACAGCCCATGATCTCGCCTCTAGGAAGCAGGAGCATCCCCCCCGACGGCACTcgcctccttggccttctcagcctcctcAGCTTCCTCCGCCTCCAGTCGAGCTTGCCACTTAGCCACGAGCTTGTCCTCTAGGGTACCCAAGAAGCATGTGTCAAGATcggcattgttggcccagatcctgtacatggccatatCCATTGCTCGATCCTTCCTTTGTTTGAATTCTTCGAGGAGGTGAGCCTTTTCTTCCTCCATTATGTTGAAGGTGTCCTTCtcctcctcctcgagcttggtgaTTATCTTCTCAAGCTCCTTGACCCTCGAGTCCTTCTCTTTGAGCTCAGCCTCCATCTTTGACTTGGCAGCCTTAAACTCGTCAGCGAGCTTGAGCTAGAGACCCTTCGACTCCTGAGCGTAGGACATGTTCGCATgaacctcgttgttcaacttttAATTTAGCAAAGAAACTGTATCAAGAgcctaacacacaaacaaatcaagttagaacatgTTTCGAGTAaaactcaaataaataaaaaaagtaagaaaaattACCGAGGAGATAAGCTCAATACTCTTGTCATAGAGGACATTGGAGTCCCGAGCGTTGACCAGGAACTGCCATTGAAGAGCCCCAAGATTGCTAAAGCTTTGGCCCACTTGAGATAGGAAGTCCGAGCCAAGAGTGGCTTCGTGAGTCCCAGCAGCGTTGTCGATGACATACTCATCGGCATGAGTCAAAATCGACAACAAGCGCTCCCGAGTGGGAGTTGCTTTTTTCAGAGCTGGTGCGGTCGTTTGGAGGGCTTGGGTAGCAGAAGGTAGGGAAGGAGCAGCTTCCACGGGAACACTGACCTATGAGTTGGAGGTCACAACTTGACTCGAGCCTTGGAGGCTTGGAGGAGGAGGAGACACCTCGGTCCTTTTGGGGACCTTACCAGGCTGAACAGCTTTCTGTGACGCTCTCGGGCGCTTGCTTTGCTTGGCCCCCGAGCAACTGTTGAGCATGGTCTTGAGGTCAGAGTCCATAGTGGATGCATAATCATCACAATAGAAAGCTTAAAATGCTAAAGTAAATGTGAAGCAAATAGTTAATGGAAACAAATAGACAAGTGACAAGAAAACtaattggaactctcccccgagctcgtgctcggcgaccaggtaatccccctatcttcagaggaggctgggggagtcccttctctatacatggaagttaacctcgaaaggtccctatcgTCGTTTATTccgtattggacagctatcccatcccaaacttcattaagactatacattgtttggtatATCCTCAGTCAgttatcaaacctatggaccctatcatctacccaagaccatacatggaagTTATCTCTATAATCTGGGAATAGGATCAGGGTGTCGGGTCTATGTTTAagaagggaaggagaccacaaggccgagctgagcatgaccttacctctgtcactcgagttCGAAGCCTCGTCGTTGGCGTCATTCCCCGAACACGGACTCCTATGATGACGGGCTGGGGATCATGCTTTCAAGCTTGTTGGCATCTACCTCGGAGGAAGCTTGTCAATAGGGAGTGGTACATGCTCCCACATGGTGTACTTCCGGTAGGCGGTGTCTTCCGTTGACTGGCCCTGCTCCAGAAGACCAtaggctcgaagcttatcttcatgaagaagataagacagggagcgcctACCATATGGCAGCTGGAGTAGAacttccttgtgctccttcattgcgtcCGTTGGGGTAGGACGATGGTAATTTTCTGAAGAGTCAAATACACTATGATTAGTTCGTGCCTGAACATTAGAGAAGCATGAAAGGAAAGGGGGTCATATACTTTCGAATTCGTTTGAATGAATAAAACTTTGAGGGAGCCaagccatctgtccaaaagaaggccagcttgaagttgggaggatggttgggcatgtcctcaaagatcttattctccttgggatagctcgacaagtaatagaagccatctccatcccgagctcgggaggggttgcttttcagacacaAAAGATACGGGATCTCccttggcgaaggtccttcccacctcaGTTCGTGGTACAACGACCTTAGGgttgacaagaccctgtatgaattggtttggagttggaagggcgcgagcccaacaaaatccagaaagtccttaaaaaaggacttcaagggcagtaggccccctgccttcatatgctcgagACTCCAAGCCACGAGCTTCAATTTATTGTCGGGGCGGCCATCTCCCAGGGCGTAGCACCTTCGTTCGTTAGAgataggagctcgacacctcagtgaGCCTGACAATCCTAGGTCGTGATGAGCCATGATGTCAGTGATTTGTCCTAATGaagaaaccgagctccaataatccccggcctcgaaaaattcctccCTCGAGGTAGAAATGGAAACTGGTTGCGAGGAGGACAGGTGATTTGATGTCTCCATCAGTGAGAAAATGAGATCACCCGGCTTGAAGGAAACAATTACTTTGAGCTTGGGGTCGAGAGGGACTGGTCTAAGCTCGGGGTCtgggtctggatagattgcgacccgaagttttttccttttcctcTACTCAACCTTGTTgatttgacgtcgaaagtgagctcgaatatcttcttgctcacacctcactttGTGCTCACGAATTAGCCGCTGATTTCAAGTGAAGGGCGATTCAGGGTTTGGAGTTGTTGGAGAATAGAGAGTTACtagcactgacccccaccgtttttcAAGATTccgcgacatctagcaagaaacaaaaagggtgagggccaggcacacaagaaatgaagaataaaattctaggtgattcgagctcgaaggCTCGAAATCACGGAATAAGCTAGATTGAGATCAAAATCTCAAAGGAACGGGATGAATTCGAAGGAGCCCCGAGCCATTGAAAGATTCAggcttcgagcgtgtatttgATGCGAAAAAGGGAAAGTAGATTTGTTTTAAAGAATCCCaaattttcagggaaaaagttgacgATTACTCAAAAATGTGctaattttgggaaacgtgcaatttaaaaccctaattcagtaCCCCATCTCTTGGTCAACACGGTACGTCACCCGTagtctaaaaaataataaaaaacatctACATTTGCATCCTCtacactaaatctgggtttgaaacccatgatatcataatttttttgaacccaAAGTCTACACAATATCAGCTAAACAATGTGATTGAAGTTACTAATTGCTACGAATATTCTTATAAAACTAGCAAAACAAGTAGTAAATATGCTTACGGTGCAACGAGAACACAGAAATATAAAAGTGAAATATATATAAGCATATGGGATCAAGAACAGAAACTTACACATGGTGGCTTGTGGATACAGAGAGATTGATGACCGGAGGAGTGGTTGCAAGAACGATCTCACGGAGTTGAACAAGCCAAGGTTGTTTTGTTTTCTCGGTTTAGAGAACAAGCAAAGAGGGAAaaaggggttttttttttttgctctggtttttctttttattctttctGAAACTAAAAGATGGAAAAATGGGATAAAGAAGATGAATCGGGCAAATTTATAAGCCCCAGGGAATATCAAAGGTCGAGTTGATccgggccattggccagattcggTATCTGATATGACGGTCAGGTGTAAATGTGGTAATGGCGGCATAAATTTGGCAAGCGAATAGATGTGGGCATGGTAcaaaagcactcaagtactctgGTTGAGCAACCCTTAGCTAACGCGTTTCCACTCTTGAGCACTTTAGACGGTTCAATATCCAAGgggggcagttcaaaagtttacttctcataggattcgaactaatacttttgagggggtaaAATGTTAcgcccagatttcgagcatgaggaattatgatcccgaaatctaggctcaTTAGGTGTATGCTCGAAATACGCACAACCTCGTATGATCCTCCAGTCAGACAGTCTCGCTGTAAATAACAATCTCGTGAGCTCGTGCAGTATGTAACCTCGAAGATGCTTCAAACTTGTGAGGTAAGCTCGCCACAacaaagggttcaacacttgtatatatttcctGATGTATCTCTTGCCCTTAAACAAGATGATTCAAGCTCGAGAGGCATAAGCTCAAATATGATAACTCCATCAATAACTTGTTGGGAGCAAAGGCGAAGCAAGAATGACGAGCTCATGATTGACAAATAACCTCGAGGGCATAATAAACACAATATTTAAGCTATTCGGTTACATGtaaatgtatttattgttgtaaaatccctatatTTAAGGGATATGATATAATTAGTTATTCAATCCCACATTCTTAGGGATATTATCATGCACGTAAAAGATAATGCATTAGGTGGCCTTATATCATTTAattcacagaatatcttcctgaaatatgtggaaaAGAATTCtgaaacattctctataaatagagaaggaaactccatttgtaaaAAAAGATCTGGAGattttggagagaaaactctgggcaactattctcttaaAGTTTCCAGGAAACTCCAAAGAACTAATAATATAGGCTCGTGGACTACGCAGATTTTTAACTGCTGAAATACGTAAAAAGATCTTGTTATCATCTTCTTAtttcatttcctctgatatattcttgtttaattacGCTCATTTTTAAGTtgaaacaattatttaaatccttattTTTTGTTGTGAAAACTAATTACTGTGTAATTATTTTACAGTGTAAGTTATAACTGCAATATTATTGTTACAATAAATATTGACCAAACCAGTAATGACAATAAATAACTTATAACATCTATGTTTTTTCTTTTAACCCAAGTAATATATAACAAAATCAAATTCCATATTTTACTGACAATTTGTTTCTTTAACCCTAAGATATTCTCAATAAACTTTGGATTACAGTGAAAATCTTTATTGTAAAAAGAAAACTGTAGATTTGGAACACATTGAGAGCTTAATTATTAAAAGACAAGTAATGACTTCTAGAAGTCTTCTTCTttgagtatataaatatatatatataattatttattatgataAGATAAAAACTAAATGTTTTTCAGTTGGTGGTGTTCAAACGAGGCCTAAAGATAGCAATGAGTTCTTCTTTAGAGGGTGATACTTCCTTGACCACAGGATGAGTAGCAAAATGATGGCTCCATTTACAGAGCTTGGGAAACTTAGCCTCTGTCAATATCTCTACTCCCACAAGCTCTTGTAGAGCTGGGATCCATTGGGCTATGAAGTTTCCTGCTATGTCCACCATCCCAATGCTTTCTCCTCCAAAGTAGTTGCCTTTCAGCTCTTTCTCTAGAAACTCCAGGTACTTAGTTGCTTCTTCTACTGTCTTTTTCTGCTCTTCCTTCACCCAAAGCGCTTTCCATGCCGTTGGCTCGACCTGGCCAAATTGATATTCAACGTCAAATTGTTACTTCACTATAAAAGTTGATCAATTTCAAAAAATGAAATATGATTATGTTAGAAGAATTAATTGTTACCTTGTCATCGATGAAGCGACTCCAAAATCGGGCTTGAGCTCTTTCGTAGGGGTGTTGAGGTAAGAAGGGATGAGTTTTCCATGTCTCATCGATGTATTCAAGAATGACAAGTGACTCTGCTAAGGGTTTTTCATTGTGGACAAAGGCAGGGACCTTCTTGTGAATTGGGTTGTATTTGAGGAGAGAACCACTCTTGTTCTTCAAATCTTCTTTATAATATTTGTATACAATACCTTTGAGTTTCAAAGCTACATCTATTCTACTACTAAAAGGGCTTCCCCTAGCACCATAAAGCTTCACTACTCCCATAATCCTATTTTGTTACTACCGAAAAGCACTTGTTTTCAGTCTCTAGCTACGCTTGATTGGGCTCTCTATATATAATAGTTTTGTAGCCACATCTTTCTTGACTACCAGTAACATAACATTCTTGACATAGTATTTTGCAGATATTTtctaatatatataaaattatattatttta
It encodes the following:
- the LOC133801269 gene encoding probable glutathione S-transferase is translated as MGVVKLYGARGSPFSSRIDVALKLKGIVYKYYKEDLKNKSGSLLKYNPIHKKVPAFVHNEKPLAESLVILEYIDETWKTHPFLPQHPYERAQARFWSRFIDDKVEPTAWKALWVKEEQKKTVEEATKYLEFLEKELKGNYFGGESIGMVDIAGNFIAQWIPALQELVGVEILTEAKFPKLCKWSHHFATHPVVKEVSPSKEELIAIFRPRLNTTN